The window TCATCACTGGTGACTATAATATTGCTCATCATCCGATTGATGTTTACAATCCTAAAAACTGCGAAGGAAAATCCGGATATTTGCCTGAGGAACGTGCATGGTTGGACAAGTTAGAGGAAGCCGGTTTTGTTGATACATTCAGAATGTTTGATGAAGGTGAAAACAACTTTACCTGGTGGAGTTATAGGACAAAAGCACGTGACAGAAATGCCGGCTGGAGACTTGATTACTTTTATGTAAATGAAGAAATGAAAGACAATGTAAAATCTGCTAAAATATTGTCTGAAATTTACGGTTCTGATCACTGTCCGGTGACTTTAGAATTAGAATTTTAAATGGTGATTATAAAATTGTATTTACATCACCAATATTGTCAATAAGGGTTATATCTAATTTTTCTTGTTTAATATAATCCCTGTCTTCTTCAGTGATATCTGAATTTAGAAGAATTGCACTCATTCCGGCATTGACTGCTCCTAATGCATCTTCTTTAAATTTATTTCCTATCATCACTGACTTTTCAGGATTTCCTTTCATTTTTCTAAGTGCCACATCATATATCAGTTTATTTGGTTTGTTTTTGCCCACTTCTTCGGATGTAATCACTTCATCGAAAAATGAATGGATGTTGAGTCTTACTAATTTTTCCCATTGTTTGATGGTTATTCCATTGGATATAACTGCCAAACGGTATCCTTGACTTTTAAGATAAATTAATGTTTCAATGGTTTCTGGAAACGGTCTTAAAAGTGCCATTTTAACATTGTGGTAGGTAATCATTCCAAGTGCTACAAGCATGGGGTCTTCGTGGCCTAAAACAACCTGGGTCAAAACATTGAAATGTTTTCCATAATTTGATCCTTTTTCACGGATAATAGTTTTTAATACACCATATGCTTCATCTTTATCAAGTGGCAATCCATTATCTACCATTAATCCTATAGCTGCTTTTCTTGCAGTTTCTGCAAAGTCGGATGTGTCAAGCAGTGTGCCATCTACATCAAAAAATACAACACGGTCATCATCATTTTGAATCATATGGTGATATGTTTATTTTAAAAATATTTAAATTTTTAGAAAAATGCATCAAGACTTTGTTGAACCTCGCCAACTGCCATGTCTTGCAGGTCCTTTTTAGTATATCCGAATGAATACATAATTCTTTCAACAGCAGGTATCAACTGATTGTTGATATAATAGTCTTTATCATAATCATATCCTTCACTGTATTCATAAGGCATTGCCCTCTGGCTGATTGAACCTTTTCCTTTGACGATGATGTATTGGATGATGGTGCCTCTGGATACTTTAATACCATGTTCTTCTATTCTTTGAGCTGCAACAACATGGGGGCCAACCTGTTTGTATTGGTTTAATGGTTTTGTTATTTGGGTGTGGATAATAAGTTCTTTATTTTCAACTTCCCCTTTTCTAAGTCTTTTTAGGACTTTTTTAACTTCACTGATAGCTTTATCTGAGTCTCCTTCTTTTAAAATAGCCATCAGTACTGCTTCTTGGGTTTGTTTTACGATAGGTGCCCAGTCTCTTCTGACTAACTCCAATCCTTTTGCTATAATCTCTCCATCTTCGATTACAGCATATCTTTTTTTGCTTACAAAGAATCCTCTTCTGTAAAATCCTTCGTATTCTAACTCCATGCTTTCAGGTAAAGTTGAATTAAGATACTTTAAGAATTTTTGAGCCTGTGCTTTAATTTCTGCTTCAAGTTCTAACTGTTCTTTTGTCTCCTGAACCATCATGACACCTAATTTAATTATATTCATTATTGTTTTAATAGTTTTCTAAAACAATTTTACGAAATGATTTCAATTTTATTGTATTGATATAACGTTATTTACTTTAAAAAAACTTAATATTACTTTTCAAATGCTCTTGGACTTTCATTATAAGTTATGTAAGTCATAATAATGTTTGAGGTTTGATATAATGAAAAAAAGATTAATCTCAAGTTATGATGAAATAAACGATACATTTGTAGGCAAAGTAGATGGTGAAAAAGGATATCGTGCAGATTATGGAATTTCAGACGGAATTTATTTAGGTATTAATAATTCCAATATGCCAACTTCAGTTTTCATTCCGAATGCATCAGAAGTTTTTAACACTTCTAAAGAACTGTTGGAAAGTGCAGATGTTAAGATTAATATTGATTGCAGCGAATCATGCTTATGTTTTGACATGTGCATAGAAAATTCCAAAATCTGCTCAATTAAATGCAAAAACAGTTTCGGAATTCCAAAAATGAAATGTTTAATAGATAGTAACATCTAACGGTTACTATCTAAAACCTTTAAATATGACTAACTTTAATATTTATATAATTATAATCAATAAGGAGGCAAAATCATGAAAGATTCAAAAATAGATATTAACTCTGGTGATGAAATTGTCATTGTAGTTCCTGAAGATGCAATTGAAGACGGCGAGTTAGAAATTGATTTGGATGAATTAGGTATTGATGTAGAATCTTTAGGCGAGGATGTTAATATTGTTATTCAGGTTGAAGGCGCTGAAGATGTTGATGTTGATGATGATATTTTAGATGATGAAGATTTCATTGAAGAACCTAATGAATGGTATTTTGATGATGATCCTTATGGAATAGTTTATTATGAATTTGTTGATGACGATGAGGATTAGATAATGAAAGAAGTTCCTTACTATATACTTGATGAAGACGGCAATTCTAAAGAAATTACCTCCGCTGAAGCTTACATTGATGATGATGACTTAAGAGAGTTATTAATTGATCTTTTGGGAGATAAGGTTTCTGAAAGTGAAATTCAGGAAATTCTTGATGCTGCATCAAATAAAGATATGAGCGAAGAAGAATTCGATAAACTAATAGATGATTTTATTTCAAATTCTAAAAATTAACTTATTTTTCCATTAAAATAAAACATTTATATATAATGAAAAAGTAATATTTTATTATCATTATTCTTTAAGGCTCTTTTTTGCTCTCAAAAATTAGGCTGTAAATTTTCTTGCATTCAGCTTAATTGAAAAGAGGCTTACAGACAGCGATTATTATTTATATATTATATTTATTTAGGTGAAATAATGGCAATTTCTCAAGGAAAATCAACTAGAAGTCCATCCGGTGCAAGAAATGTTGCAAACCGTGGAAAAAGAAAAGCTGAGTTAGGAAGAGACCCAGCAGAAACTAGATTAGATGAAAAAAGATTAAGAAAAATCAGAACCCGTGGTGGAAACGAAAAACTCAGATTAGCTACAGGTAATAAAATCAATGTTACTGATGCTAACGGTAAAACCCAAGTTGTTGACATTTTAGGAGTAATCGAAAACACTGCAAACCCTAACTACGTAAGAAGGAACATTATTACCAAAGGGGCTATTGTAGAAACTCCTGAAGGTAATGCTAAAGTAACATCTAGACCTGGTCAAGACGGTGTTATTAACGGAATTTTAATTTAAAGATTTTTCTTTAAATTCTCTTTTTTTTTAACTTTTTTTTAACTAAAATTATATACTTGTTTTTACAAATATTATTTCATTAAAAATAATTTTTTAGGAGATAAAATGTCAGACGATAAAATTAGTATGAATCATGGTGCTGGTGGAGAAGTAATGGCTAATTTAATTGCCAGCACAGTTTTAGATAATATCACTAAAAAAAGTGTTAATGGTGGTATTAGCTTAGATGACTTAGATGATGGTGCATCTATCCCAATGGGAGATTATGAAATTGTTTTAACTACTGATGGTCATACTATTGATCCTTTGTTTTTCCCAGGAGGAGACATTGGTAGGATTTCAGCTGCAGGAACAATCAATGATGTTTCTGTAATGGGTGCTCAACCGTTGGCTATTTCTAATGCTATAATCATGCAGGAAGGTTTTCCTATTGAAGATTTGGACAAAATCATCAAATCTTTAAATGAAACTTGTGAAGAAGTTGATGTTGCAGTAATTACTGGTGATACAAAAGTCATGCCTCAAGACAAGCTTGACGGTATTGTTATGGTTACAACAGGAATTGGAATAGCTAAAAAAGGTGAAGTGGTCCGTGATTCTGGTCTTGAAGTAGGTGATAAAATTATTATCACAGGCAGTCTCGGAGACCATGGTATGAGTTTAATGTCATTTAGGGAAGGATTCGGTTTTGATACTGATTTGAAATCAGATGTTGCTCCTATGTGGAATATAATTAAAAAAGCTTTAGAAATTGGTGGAGTTACTGCTATGAAAGACCCAACTCGTGGGGGCTTTGCTAATGCAATCAATGAAATGGCTTCAAAAGCAGGTGTTGGCGTGGTTCTTGAACAGGAAGCGATTCCTATCAAAGAGGAAGTTCATGCAGTATCTGAAATGTTAGGTATTGATCCATTTGAAGTAGCTAATGAAGGAAAAGTGGTTATGGGTGTTAAGGCAGATAAGGCTGAAGAAATCCTTGAAGCTATCAAAAGCGAAAAATATGGTGAAAATGCAGCAATCATTGGTGAAGTTGTTGAAGGAGATTATGTTGTTGTAAACACTCCGATTGGTGGTGAAAGAATTCTTGAAGCACCGATAGCTGATCCGGTTCCTAGAGTTTGTTGAGGAGATAATATGGCTACTGTATTTACAAGAAGAGTAATTGCATATGTTATTGATTTTTTTGTGGTTTCAGCAATAATGTGGATTTTATCATATTTCCTGTTTGCTATTGTTGGTGCAAAAAATATTTATCAAGTTTATCAGTTTTTACCGGTTATAGTTCCAATTTTAATCATGGTTTACTTTGTATTAACTGAAAAGCTTTTTGCAGCCAGTGTCGGTAAATCATTAATGTATTTGGAAGTTAAATCAAGCAATGGTGCAGATATTTCATGGATACAAGCTATTGTTCGTAATTTAACTAAAATATATTGGGTTCCAATTATATTTGATTGGATTATCGGTAAGATTTTACGCACTGACAGATTATTTAATTCAATTACAAGAACTACCGTTGTTAATGATAGGTATTAAGCATTTGATTTTCATGATAAAAAAAGTTCAGGTACTTTGGTATTTAAATAAGGAAGATTTGGAAAATTATTGCATAGATTTTAAGGAATACAAGTCCCATAAGCTAGAAGGTTATGAAATTGTTGATGTGGATGAAGATTTAATCTATGATTTATGTGATCGTGACCCTGATAGATTGGAGCCTTTAGGTTATTTTAAAAATATCAAAGAACTTGAAAATTATTTGTCCGACACTATCACTAACAATGAATTTGATTTAGAATTGGATTCTCCTGAACTTAAAGCTAAAATTCAAAAGGCAATTGATTCAATCGAGTTTTCAGGAGAAGATTATTATATTTCCATTGGTGAGGGCATTGGCGAAGACAATACTCAAATTGCAAGTTGGTATGATGCCCTTAGACGTGAATATAACAGTTCTTCAAAAGATAATGTGTGGGTTTTAGCGGTAACCGGTTATGATCCATATGATTTGTCTTTAACCGGCAGGACATTATCTTATGTTCTTGCAGATATTTTGAATGTTACTGAAGCTTCATTGGATAATTTAATTCCAAACAAAGGACATATTTCAATTGAAGAGTGGAATTCCATTTTGGATAAAGTGTATAAGAAAAACAAAATCTATTTAGGTTTAAATAGAGTTGTTTAACTATACTTCTCCTTTTTTAAATTCACTTGGTGAAAAATAGGATACTTTTGCCAGGTTATTTTTAATTAATTCTCTGTTTATATCGGTATCATTGGTATACACAATAGCTAATGTACGACCGTATTTGTCTTTTGGCTGTTTATCGTCTATATCCAAATAAACTGTTTTTCCAAGACATTTGTCTTTAACGAAATTTTTTGCCAGGCTCATTTGAGGTTCTGTATCTGGTGTTTTTACTTGAATTAATTGTACTCTTCCAACCCCATATACCTGAATTGTATTTCCGTCAATC of the Methanobrevibacter sp. genome contains:
- a CDS encoding DNA polymerase domain-containing protein, which codes for MVQETKEQLELEAEIKAQAQKFLKYLNSTLPESMELEYEGFYRRGFFVSKKRYAVIEDGEIIAKGLELVRRDWAPIVKQTQEAVLMAILKEGDSDKAISEVKKVLKRLRKGEVENKELIIHTQITKPLNQYKQVGPHVVAAQRIEEHGIKVSRGTIIQYIIVKGKGSISQRAMPYEYSEGYDYDKDYYINNQLIPAVERIMYSFGYTKKDLQDMAVGEVQQSLDAFF
- a CDS encoding RDD family protein, which codes for MATVFTRRVIAYVIDFFVVSAIMWILSYFLFAIVGAKNIYQVYQFLPVIVPILIMVYFVLTEKLFAASVGKSLMYLEVKSSNGADISWIQAIVRNLTKIYWVPIIFDWIIGKILRTDRLFNSITRTTVVNDRY
- a CDS encoding 30S ribosomal protein S8e, whose product is MAISQGKSTRSPSGARNVANRGKRKAELGRDPAETRLDEKRLRKIRTRGGNEKLRLATGNKINVTDANGKTQVVDILGVIENTANPNYVRRNIITKGAIVETPEGNAKVTSRPGQDGVINGILI
- a CDS encoding TIGR02253 family HAD-type hydrolase — translated: MIQNDDDRVVFFDVDGTLLDTSDFAETARKAAIGLMVDNGLPLDKDEAYGVLKTIIREKGSNYGKHFNVLTQVVLGHEDPMLVALGMITYHNVKMALLRPFPETIETLIYLKSQGYRLAVISNGITIKQWEKLVRLNIHSFFDEVITSEEVGKNKPNKLIYDVALRKMKGNPEKSVMIGNKFKEDALGAVNAGMSAILLNSDITEEDRDYIKQEKLDITLIDNIGDVNTIL
- the hypE gene encoding hydrogenase expression/formation protein HypE — translated: MSDDKISMNHGAGGEVMANLIASTVLDNITKKSVNGGISLDDLDDGASIPMGDYEIVLTTDGHTIDPLFFPGGDIGRISAAGTINDVSVMGAQPLAISNAIIMQEGFPIEDLDKIIKSLNETCEEVDVAVITGDTKVMPQDKLDGIVMVTTGIGIAKKGEVVRDSGLEVGDKIIITGSLGDHGMSLMSFREGFGFDTDLKSDVAPMWNIIKKALEIGGVTAMKDPTRGGFANAINEMASKAGVGVVLEQEAIPIKEEVHAVSEMLGIDPFEVANEGKVVMGVKADKAEEILEAIKSEKYGENAAIIGEVVEGDYVVVNTPIGGERILEAPIADPVPRVC
- a CDS encoding thermonuclease family protein codes for the protein MNKKTISIILLIVFTITIILTLANVFLDDSNTSENQTGTLTINNETKHYEKVGKCLEVIDGNTIQVYGVGRVQLIQVKTPDTEPQMSLAKNFVKDKCLGKTVYLDIDDKQPKDKYGRTLAIVYTNDTDINRELIKNNLAKVSYFSPSEFKKGEV